A single region of the Ornithorhynchus anatinus isolate Pmale09 chromosome 6, mOrnAna1.pri.v4, whole genome shotgun sequence genome encodes:
- the LOC100680776 gene encoding synaptophysin, whose amino-acid sequence MEVVNQLVAGGQFRVVKEPLGFVKVLEWVFAIFAFATCGSYTGELRLSVDCANKSESDLNIAVEFAYPFRLHQVYFDAPTCKNEMTSKVFLVGDYSSSAEFFVTVAVFAFLYSLGALVVYFFFQNKYRENNKGPMIDFTVTAVFAFLWLVSSSAWAKGLSDVKMVTDPENIIKEMPVCQQRGNECKEKLDPVTSGLNTSVVFGFLNLVLWVGNLWFVFKETGWVAPFMKYPPAAPEKQPAPGDAYGESGYGQGPGGYGQQDSYGPQGGYQPDYSQQGYGQQPDYNQQGYGQGGPTSFSNQM is encoded by the exons ATGGAAGTGGTGAACCAG ctggtGGCCGGGGGTCAGTTCCGGGTGGTGAAGGAGCCCCTGGGCTTCGTGAAGGTGCTGGAATGG GTTTTCGCCATCTTTGCTTTCGCGACCTGCGGCAGCTACACGGGCGAACTGCGCCTGAGCGTGGACTGCGCCAACAAATCGGAGAGTGACCTCAACATCGCAGTGGAGTTCGCCTATCCCTTCAG GCTGCATCAAGTGTACTTCGATGCCCCGACCTGCAAAAATGAGATGACGTCCAAGGTCTTCTTGGTGGGAGACTACTCCTCATCGGCCGAGTTCTTCGTCACGGTCGCCGTCTTTGCCTTCCTCTATTCTCTGGGCGCCCTGGTGGTCTACTTCTTCTTCCAGAACAAATATCGCGAGAACAACAAGGGCCCTATGATC gacTTCACCGTCACAGCCGTCTTCGCCTTCCTGTGGCTGGTGAGCTCCTCAGCCTGGGCCAAAGGCCTGTCTGATGTCAAGATGGTCACGGACCCAGAGAACATCATCAAGGAGATGCCCGTGTGTCAGCAGCGAGGTAACGAGTGCAAGGAGAAGCTGGATCCCGTGACGTCCGGCCTCAATACCTCTGtg GTTTTTGGCTTTCTGAATCTGGTCCTGTGGGTTGGAAATCTGTGGTTTGTGTTCAAGGAGACCGGCTGGGTGGCCCCATTCATGAAGTACCCGCCTGCCGCCCCTGAGAAGCAGCCAGCTCCTGGGGATGCCTATGGAGAGTCAGGCTATGGCCAGGGGCCTGGAGGCTATGGCCAGCAGGACTCGTACGGCCCCCAGGGTGGCTACCAGCCCGACTACAGCCAGCAGGGCTACGGGCAGCAACCCGACTACAACCAGCAGGGCTATGGACAGGGAGggcccacctccttctccaatCAAATGTAG